The following proteins come from a genomic window of Alnus glutinosa chromosome 10, dhAlnGlut1.1, whole genome shotgun sequence:
- the LOC133880131 gene encoding ankyrin repeat-containing protein NPR4-like yields MTTNTLSSTIVLEVLRNDNYANWSASMKNYLLAQDLWDIVEATTEPPKPEDDAVEFKAWRKNNAAALHPIQISCGVDIQSEIREISSAKTVWEKLATMYGPGISSNIPADSLSNIPSDSLSNNPVSLAGAGSENNDLLQYQYEPLRTAINNGDWDAAKGFLSNQEDAKSARISVHGRTALHVAVFTGHTKIVEKLVELMSEKELEIKDDNGVTALAQAAILQNIQMVDCMRRRNTNLLNIPDKSNSIPLITALEYGNIEVARYLYSVSLPLQTLSDTDGATALTHFILLNNFDVALHLLQHCPRSAIVPNKYDTSSLAALASMSSSFPSGNHHVFWKNWIYACIPIGLVHSTTEIHIDIHKSNKHESDEIKISTSVLGVLRWLASNLIKLLGIKQIYEMKLLHHQAHQILLQMCTQLKQMNGDYVNGAIFQSTKGGVVEFIDEIVKVDHQLLHSTDTMGRKIFFYAVLHRQAKIFSLIYGIDAKNSITNATDTANSTILHMAGMLEPYTKRDRIAGEALKMQSELQWFQEVERICTPWINIIRNDTEMTPRELFTHNHKDMVKQGEKWMKGTATSCTVVGALIITIMFTAAFTVPGGNDQNTGFPMFSHKKLFTVFIIADALSLFSSSASVLVFLGILTSRYAEEDFLRSLPTKMIIGLSTLFLSIATMMVAFCAGLFIMLPEKSWMTIPVICLASVTVILFGFMQFPVLFDMFKSTYGPSIFNRKMKRLF; encoded by the exons GAGTGCTTCGATGAAAAACTATTTGTTGGCTCAAGATCTTTGGGACATTGTCGAAGCAACCACGGAACCTCCTAAACCAGAAGATGATGCAGTTGAATTCAAGGCTTGGAGAAAGAACAATGCTGCAGCTTTACATCCAATTCAAATTTCATGTGGGGTGGACATACAATCTGAGATAAGGGAAATCAGTTCCGCCAAAACTGTTTGGGAGAAATTGGCTACAATGTACGGGCCAGGAATCTCATCAAACATCCCAGCTGACTCCTTGTCAAACATTCCAAGTGACTCCTTATCAAACAATCCAG TAAGCTTGGCAGGGGCAGGCAGTGAAAACAACGACCTCCTTCAGTATCAGTATGAGCCCTTACGTACGGCTATCAATAATGGTGACTGGGATGCCGCAAAGGGTTTCCTTAGCAACCAAGAAGATGCAAAGAGTGCAAGAATTTCAGTCCATGGACGTACTGCTCTTCACGTGGCTGTCTTTACAGGACATACTAAAATTGTGGAGAAGTTAGTGGAGTTAATGTCGGAAAAGGAATTAGAAATAAAAGACGACAATGGTGTGACAGCTCTAGCCCAGGCTGCTATTCTACAAAATATCCAGATGGTAGATTGCATGCGTAGAAGGAACACTAACTTACTTAACATCCCAGACAAATCGAATAGTATTCCACTGATAACGGCTCTAGAGTATGGAAATATAGAAGTGGCTCGCTATCTCTATTCTGTCTCTCTGCCATTGCAAACATTAAGCGACACCGATGGTGCGACGGCTCTTACCCATTTCATACTTCTCAATAATTTTG ATGTTGCTCTACACTTGCTCCAGCATTGCCCACGTTCTGCTATTGTTCCAAACAAGTATGATACCTCCAGTTTGGCCGCATTGGCTTCGATGTCTTCTTCATTCCCCAGTGGGAACCACCACGTATTTTGGAAAAACTGGATCTACGCAT GTATACCCATTGGATTAGTGCATTCCACTACTGAAATTCATATAGACATCCACAAATCAAATAAACACGAAAGTGATGAAATAAAGATTAGCACATCAG TGCTAGGCGTATTGCGTTGGCTAGCTTCAAATCTCATTAAGCTCTTGG GAATCAAGcaaatatatgaaatgaagttGCTCCATCACCAGGCTCATCAAATTCTACTTCAAATGTGTACTCAATTAAAGCAAATGAATGGCGATTATGTTAATGGAGCCATCTTCCAATCTACCAAGGGAGGGGTTGTTGAGTTCATCGACGAGATAGTTAAAGTAGATCACCAACTACTGCATAGCACTGATACAATgggaagaaaaatatttttttacgcTGTCCTGCATCGTCAAGCAAAAATTTTTAGCCTTATATACGGGATTGATGCGAAAAATTCAATTACAAATGCTACAGATACAGCAAATAGCACTATCTTGCACATGGCAGGGATGTTAGAACCTTACACTAAACGTGATCGCATTGCAGGAGAAGCTTTGAAGATGCAGAGTGAACTTCAATGGTTTCAG GAGGTGGAGAGAATTTGCACTCCTTGGATTAACATAATTCGAAATGATACAGAGATGACACCTAGAGAACTTTTTACCCATAACCACAAGGACATGGTGAAGCAAGGAGAGAAATGGATGAAGGGCACAGCAACCTCTTGTACAGTAGTAGGAGCTCTCATTATTACCATAATGTTCACTGCAGCATTCACTGTTCCCGGTGGTAATGATCAAAATACAGGGTTCCCAATGTTCTCACATAAAAAGTTATTTACCGTTTTTATCATAGCCGATGCATTATCACTATTTTCTTCATCAGCTTCGGTATTGGTCTTTCTGGGAATCCTTACATCGCGTTATGCAGAAGAAGATTTTCTCCGATCCTTGCCCACAAAAATGATAATAGGACTTTCTACTCTATTCCTCTCTATTGCAACTATGATGGTAGCCTTTTGTGCTGGTCTTTTCATTATGCTGCCCGAAAAATCATGGATGACCATTCCTGTCATTTGCCTCGCTAGTGTTACGGTCATCTTATTCGGTTTTATGCAGTTTCCAGTTCTTTTCGACATGTTCAAGTCAACATATGGACCAAGTATCTTCAATAGGAAAATGAAACGTTtgttttaa